Genomic DNA from Filimonas effusa:
GTAAGGTACGCCATTGCCGGAGAGGCTGAACGCCAATACAATCTTTTTGTCAGGAGAACTGATCGTTTCAGCATTGGCAAGGCAAGCGATCAAAAGTACGGCTATGGTAATGATACTACGCATAAGATCTGTTTATGTTAGCATTTCTTCCTACTAAAATATGCCATTTAGCGTACTTTCCATTATCCTCCACACTACCCCCGCTCTTCAGCCACGCAGCTTTTTTCCGTAAAAAATGCTATTTTGCCTTGTTCTTGTACACCACCACAAACGTTTTTTATGAGCCAATTCCACGAGCGTTATCCTATCGGACAGTTTGAAAAACCATCCGTTATCAGTGCTGAACAATTAAACGCCTGGATTCAAACCATAGCCGCCTTTCCCGCGAAACTGAAAGCAGAGGTCATTACTTTAAACGATGAACAGTTAAACACGCCTTACCGGCAGGATGGATGGACCATTCGGCAGGTAGTTCATCATACTGCCGATAGCCATATCAATGCATTCACCCGCTTTAAGCTTACCCTGACAGAAGATTTACCGGTCATCAAGCCCTACGACGAACCTTTATGGGCCGAACTGGCCGATAGCAAAAATTATCCCATCCAGTCATCTCTGCTCATCCTGGCAGGATTGCACGACCGGTGGACAGCATTGTTGCACACACTTGGCCCCAACGAACTAAAGCGTTGTTACGTGCATCCGGCGCATGGCAAACATGTTAGCCTGGAAGAAGCCATAGGTATGTATGCCTGG
This window encodes:
- a CDS encoding YfiT family bacillithiol transferase, with protein sequence MSQFHERYPIGQFEKPSVISAEQLNAWIQTIAAFPAKLKAEVITLNDEQLNTPYRQDGWTIRQVVHHTADSHINAFTRFKLTLTEDLPVIKPYDEPLWAELADSKNYPIQSSLLILAGLHDRWTALLHTLGPNELKRCYVHPAHGKHVSLEEAIGMYAWHSQHHLAHITTLKARMNW